aacattatgtTCATCATGAAGACCTTGTCAGATGCTGATGTCTTGAAATTCAGTATTCAAACATCATGGCCTTATGGTTTGTATCTCTCCctttcatacacacagagaatgcCCTGCTGAGCAACTTCCTTTTGAAAATGCCGCGGTGGACCTTGTGACGAGCATGTCAGCGTTTCACTGGTTTGATCATCCACGCTTCCTCAAAGAAGCAGACAGGATACTGAAGCCTCAAGGATGCCTTGCACTCCTAAATTACACCATTGTAGACATGGAGCTTAGCTACGGAGACTGCACAGATACTCTCAATCAAATCTGCAAGGAGGTCTGATAAGCTGTTTTCAATCAGTATTCAtttgtaggctatattaacTCATTGCCTTTGCCACCTCCAGAATGCAGCATATGCATCCATAGTATTCAAGCATCAGTGCAATTAGCTAGTGGCAGGAGGCcaccatttttacattttgggTCAATATTGACTGTACATGTTATTTGACGGATGTTGTTTGTATTCGAACAGCTATCTGATGCCCTCATGCCATACAGGAATCCGTACCTGGGCACTAACTCACTGGATCTTTACAAGAAAGCCTATGACATGCTTGAATACCCTGACAAGGAATGGTGAGATTGAAATTAAATAGTCATAGACACTGAAGGAACTTCTGCTGCCTGTGTGTTGTTGTTCATTACATTGATAAGCATAGTGATGGGCAGTAGCTTCACCACTTGTTGCGAAGCTACTAGCTTAACTACATTTCTCAATAGCTTGGTGGTAGTGAAGCTATTTTCTGAAGCAGATAGCTTTTCAATAGCTTAGCTTTTTTTGACCATGTGCAGTAGCTTTTACAGAAGCTATTTTCCAGAGCATTTGTGGAGCTCACAGCAGATCTTCCTTCTGGCCACCCATACATGAATCATTTAGTCTATATTCTGTATGAACTTGAAAGACAATCTAATTTTCCATGCCAGAGATGAAGCAACAAAATTGTGCTTGCAAAGATGTTGGTGGTAGTGTACTGTGTGGTTTTATTGAGCAATGTCTATAAAATAGGCTGTCAAAATTGTTTGTATTAGTTGACTTGCACATGGTACAGATAAACTGACTGGGTAATTGTACTTTTAAATGTAGCACCAACATTTCAGCCAAGTGGAATCAAACTGGGATAATCAAGAAGTGAACCTTTTACAGTTGAAAATCCACCCAACAATGAAGATGCaaacgtgcatgcacacacattgttACATTGCGTATGCCTTTGCTACTGCACTTGTAATATAGTTAAGAGTTAGAGTTAAGAGCTTGATTTAGAGCAAAAAGTTAGCTTTCCATTTATCCTGCAAAAACGGGgcccaggaggtgtcattgcaagatatttttgtatcgagagaatgtgcgctcataCAGtattagtaaattgtgcacccATGTGCAAAATTTAGtatattgtgtgctcattttactaaatggtgtgcacattttactaaacAGTGGCCCCATTTTgttaaattgtgctctcaatttagtaaatcgtTCAAACATTTTACTAAAGTGCGAGCACATTTTACTATATAGTGCGCATGTTTTATTAAATTGTGCGCACAATTTACAACagttaaaatgagagcacaatttagtaaaatgacactctatttagtaaaatgagcgcactatttagtaaaatgtgcacaAGATTTAGTAAAgtgagcacacaatttagtaaaatgagcgcacgttTTCTGTGTATATaccaaaaaatatcttgcaatgacctcTCCACGGTTCTGTATGCAAACTTAAGAAATGGCAAAAATCTAAATTGGACCACATAGGCtatgcacactctctcagtAGGCCCTACCTGCCTTTCGCTATTGCATGGAGCCTTGTTTTCTcaaattgattttattttggttATTGTTTTTGAACATATGTTATAGCCTACATGTGTAAATCAAGGTAACTAAGTTACTGTATCTGTTATGACTCAGTTAAGTTGGCTATGTCATTGAAATAACACTGACTTGGCATGAAGCTGGTTTACTTTATTGGTTTATGATCATTTTTTGTAAATTACAAAGTAGCTTCTGATGAAGTAAACTACTTTTGCAAAATGTATGTAACTTATGTAActatgtagcctatgcattttgTCTTAAGGAAGCCTTTTAAGCTTCATTTAATATAGAGCTAACTTGTAGCTTAGCTCACTACATTTTGTAAGTAGCTTGCCCATCACTGGATAAGCACTTCATTCAAGTGGAATTCataattggggggggggcattattTTCTAGAATTTTGGTTTATTTAGAGTAGATTTCTAAATTAATTTCCTGCCTATCACCAAATTCCCCTGATTTGATCTCATTTTTCCAGGTCAATGCTGTCACAATCTCCAGTGTatactaggggtgtaacggttcatgtattcgtattgaaccgaaacggtacgggcgtcacggttcggtgcatgaatttacacggagaatacactgtataaaaatacataaaactcgtgtgcggattaattaatgtcatgcgcaattactgttaagtagcctaccgtacgagagttacgggagttgtttagcgacacctaacgctaatctgtagcctcgccttagctctgaagctctgattggcgcatatgtttattttttttgtcaggtagtcggtcgagtcagtcagtcagagattGCAGCACTAAGGTGgcgacccacaagagttagaggatccgctggtctcttcaagatcgcaagtttgagaacttcagttacagttaCAGGCgagcgagagagtggtggataagatgaaactgtgtgtcggcgttgttcagcagttgttgggtatgtgagtggaaatataacatgctacacacagggatggattactgcacgggcctaccgggcccaggcccaggggcccaaggggtcatggggccctgaagcccaagtctttgcatggaatcattgcctcaatattaacaatcaggatgtaggctatgaatctgattaaattaaagtattggccatccccaaaatgcaccagaatacaggaaatcacatcaaacaaattaaaaaaaattctgggggaggacccccaaaccccccctcccacataagcgacaattagtggggggcccttaaaaCATCTGGggccaggggcccgaaagttcataatccgcccatggctACACATATTCAAAGCCAACACCCAGATgataggctaccaatcactgaaacgagaaaaaaaaacttcccctgcgcttcacaagcctttggatacacatacaaatagggccaaaacctatggcttaaattaaatgatttcgtaatgacagaaagctatgtaaatcgcttggtaattacctttatgttggggtaacttgtaacttctcacatgaggagctggtagtgttaagtgcatgGACAGTAACAGaaagtgtcaacgctaaccaggctaataaacaaaccatgctacggtgagttaacgtcgaagggcaaagtcacgtgacttctagttgtagtctgtttatgaaatgaaatgagCAATTTAtaaatagtgtgatattttcacagttagtaggctagattattactgtacacacacggaaaagtattgaggcaaattgtagacccttccatatacaactaaacacggatgttgaaggtcttgcttaagtggatttttaaaaatcattattctattctatctaatttgcactttcaaaaataaaagatgctgtaggcctattttcagttttatagctgatcgtcttattttgtttacaagttacacgagtctgggtacttattgtactgtttagcctacatcttacacacttcaggctgttgcagatagctcagggaagagactgtatgacactaggtggtacagcctgagacatgcacaataaaaacaattgctttctgcatttttgttttgcttttccctccattgtaccgaaccgtgatgtctgaaccgaggtatgaactCCTTTGTACCGTTACACCTCTAGTGTATACTGATGGTGTATAGGCTAAACATCAGTGATAATAGTGTCTGTCTCCTTTGCCCTTATCAGGCATGAACCTCTTTGGGTGAGAAAGACTGTTCCTCTGTCCAACTATATTGGACTGGTAGAATCCTTCTCTCCCTACCAGGCTATTTTACGTGAAGACCCAGAGAAGGCCAGAAGACTTTCCCAGGACACAACTGAGAGGTGGGGACACACTCCTAGTGTGTGGTAATAAGTAGTTTATAGGTAACAATATCAGGGTGAAAAGGCATCACTTTGATACCCAACATGTAAGTAGTCTGATTGCACATAGTGTAGGCTAAAGGTCTTATTAGTCAATATTGAACAAAATTAACCCAATTAAGCATACCAGCATTGCGTCAAACaatacggtaacactttacttgacagtatcgacattagagtgacatgaacacatgacactgtcatgacacatgaaccctaaccccaaccctaatcctaacctctaactctaatcctaaccctaaatctaatcctaaacctaaccctaacttgttatgacaaaaaccgaatgacacttaatgacagaagcgttatgtcataaacttatgacttgtttatgacacgttcatgacagtgtcatgtcactcttatgttgatactgtcaagttaAGTGTAACCAACAATACTACTCAAAGCACCATCAATATGGAAATACAGTAagatatgaaaatgaaaattgttGACAGGTCATTGGCAAGTGTCATTTACAGACACCAAATTTCAATTGTGAAAGAGTTCAAATATAATATTAATTAATTCTCTCACAATCAAATGTCAGATTGTCAGATCTGacgtttttccttctttttacaTTATCTCAAGGTTGCTGAAGGCGATGGGGGTGACGTCTCCAGACACAGAAGTTGTCATGTCCATCAGGTATTACTGTCTGCTGGCCCGCAAACCTTAGTCGGCAGAGTTCACCCAAGACCTAACATCTTAACAGTTGGGCTTTTGTTTCAACACTCCTGAGAGGGCGATGGGACCCCGTTTGTTTGTGAGCATATGGAACTTTCACTGTTAGCCTACCTTTTTtccattttatttttctgtcaaCATCAATCCACAAAAAATGGATTTGCACTGGAAGTTATGTTTTCACAGCAAACTATACCGTTCTCTTTCAAATGGCCTACTTGTCACCAATAAATCTGAATTTCCATTTGAGCTGGAAACTCCTTCATTTGTAACGTTAGCACTTCCTATTCTGTTGAAGAAATGAATATAAATGGTTATGTGTCATTTACTTTTGGCTACTTATAAGGTCGTATTGTATTATTGTAACAGAAATTCAAAATCACAATGTCTTAGGTTTATTCCTACAAAATTTGATCACTAAGGCTAGTTCactagcctgacgttgtcattcTCAATTCTAGTCAAAATTTGAgactgatactgctccattgggacttGATTATGGGGCATGTTTCACACGATACAGTGGGGAAAATTCCTCTGGACAgatctaaccaatcagagcaacaaaaaatACTGCTTACCATgagctgtaggaagaacacccgAACCATCCTTCTCCTCCACAAAttctttaaaggaaaattctggtatttagcactttgagtcccttttctggtttgttttggatgaactagagtggtggacactgaagattggtcctgtctcgacttttctgactcgttttgaatcgcctttgactacttcagagtggctgcctacaggcaaacatgtcctaaaacaacccttaacgttttttttttaaaactgtgcaactcaccgagtggttagtggtgttcgttgatgttccaaaacaagtagcgtagcgaaatacagtttctgtcgtgctttttttggcattttgtaaaatcctattaatttctgttggaagactcattgcatgttgatattactgcgccaccgtctatgcttcaggctcaaatattgagcggaagtttatacgcggctgaagtgcccttgagcaaggcactgctcatcctcactgctccccgagcgccgccgttgtagcaggcagctcactgcgccgggattagtgtgtgcttcacctcactgtgtgtacactgtgtgctgtttgtgtttcactaattcaccgattgggttaaatgcagagaccaaatttccctcacgggatcaaaaaagtatatatacttatatacttatacttataattaTACTGAgctgtctgaaaaaatagttccacaataccAAATAAGacagctggaaatcatacattgtgcCGATATACCggtatttgattttaataatcaacgaacaccacatcaacagtgatatgggcgggtgcacaacaCACCCTGCTTCTCTCATCCATGAACACGCATCagtgcacatccatgcaaaacattacaaattacacgattacaatgggaaacataattagattaaagatattatgaaatacatctcacaatgagtagttcACCAtcaatttgcaaattggtaatgatggATGAAAGTAATTAGGCGAGAGgcaaatatgaagcacagctgaagacgcactgtcacgagatgtaagcaactcctctgcaacattttattcagtcattcgaacattattgggttaAGTGTTGGTTTTTCCAGactgttttcgatggtaacccattgtcagtcaatagtgaaagtaattaactgtgtataactgttttgtcgttgactcaAACcaaggtgaagttagtttcactttgccaatgagttcaaataatacacGGCTGCAAatgcgtgtaggctatactctgctaggttttagtaaagcatggtttagtggaataactgttccatacggtcttcaGAGCAAACAGATTCCTTTAAATGCACTGCTGACTTACTGCtgtgctgactatcaaaatactgatgcgttgtttgaagttgcgctgcttgctgttaaagggaatgacagatgtataATATCTATGGaaaaaagtcaagtcatttcaagtcatttgactcaagtctaagtcaagtctcaagtcatgaatagcaagtcaaagtcaagtcttAATCAgttgatcaagcaagtctcaagtcctaAAAAAGAGTAGTCATGAGTCTGACTACTATTCGCCCCTGTCATCCTGCTCGCCATCACCTTCCTCTGGAGGAGTTCCGCCACGTTGCCATAGAGTTTGCCAATGACGTGCTGAACAACCTCCTCCAgctccatcttctttgttttgaaTTGTTTTGTGTCGGCCTCTGGGAGGAACTCTAGCCATTCAATCATCTCCTCCTTCTTTGTCGTTGTCGGACAGCTTGCCACCTAGCTTCTTTATGTCTCCCACCTAGTTCTTCAGAGAGTATGTGAAGCCTTCCAGCTCGTTGTGGATGTCAATGCGCTCTTTCAACCTCTTGTCTTCATCAGCAAATTGCTCAGCATCATTCACCATCATTTTGACATCCTCTGGTATCAGACGGTTATGATCTTTGGTGATCTGGTCCTTGTTTCAAGCTCCCTTgtcttttacattacattacataacaTTTGGCTGATGCCTTTTAACCCAAACCAAAATGGAGGATACCACTGACATCAAACGCAAAGGTCACCTCAATCCGTGGGACCCCACAAGGTGCTGGAGAAGTGCCAGTGGTGAACATCTCTGACTTTTTGGTTGGCACCAAGGTGTTCCTGTGAATCAGCTTAATCATCACTCCttcctcattgttttctgtATCTTTCAAGGCCAAAAGTCAGGGGGCACACATCCAGAAGAAGCACATTGTTGAAGCAATACAATGGGTCATGTCATAGTTGATTGAAACCTCCATATAGTAATGAGTTAGTTTCTAGTTAAAGATAAAACCCATAGTAAAGATGCTTGATTTTTCACCTCAACAGCCAATGAAATTACAAGCCTCCCTTCTATTCTCTCAGAACAACATGTTTTTATTGACTGGAATTGTTTATAGGCTCAGTCTGGGGCACTAAACTTAAATTACTGATAACTATGCTGGTTTTGACCATTAAAATTGGGAATCCTGAGTTGAAACAGTTGAAATGGAAATCTGCACAGAGTTGCATTTCTTTCAGCATTATTGTCATAATGCACTTGTTGTTGTGTCGTATATGCAGTTGAATAGAAccccagtgtatgtgtgttccaaTAATAGTGCCAGGATTCAAAAACCCATATTttctgtaaaagtctagtggggctaagTGCCCACCAAGTGTCATGTTCCCCGGTGTTTCAGTGACCCGGGTATCGCTGACCAAAAAATGATGACGGAACAAAAAAAAGTTACGCTAGCATAGCGCCGGTCATAATTACTGGTGGACTGGTCCACATTTCAATTTCTCAACATCCCCTACCAACAACCCTtcactcaacaccaccatctacaggccgatgGGTGTACAGTTACTAAAtgtagccagagactttctaatgtggagacacagcactcaaataatactccatagaaatgcatggggctagtttgtcacgccaatatggccgttgtctacacatatcccaccccttcctcggcaaaacgtcgacatgtgtatacattgagccaatcgtgtggtgtgatgtgaatacattgagccaatcatatggtgtccCAGAATGAGTACATGTTATTTGACGGATGTTGTTTGTATTCGAACAGCTATCTGATGCCCTCATGCCATATAGTAACTCATACCTGGTCACTAACTCGCTGGACCTTTATAAGAAAGCCTATGACATGCTTGAATACCCTGACAAGGAATGGTGAGATTGAAATGAAATTTATAAGCACTTCATTCAAGTGGAATTCATAGTTGTTGGTCATTATTTTCTAGCCTGaaaaccagactctctgacttcgcagagggtcaggcctagatccataggcaAACGCttatttccgggtgggagggcacagttttaggtttaaaatcattggagttcctttgaaccgctttgaaccaatcactaatgatcggcgtttcgtcatacagagaagtttctctgcatcACGCCCTTAACAAGCAAGCGTGCATCTTATcagcagtgttgggcaagttactttaaaatcgtaatgtattatgtattacttattactgtcatttcaaagtaatttgttacattataatattactgtctctgaattgtaaggcattacactactattgcattacttttaagttactttcaccaaaatatctagaaatatggatttggcattctaaatgcagtttattacgctcaatgcagctcattgctcttccaatggagggagatgtggtatagcataatgactgagctaggcttaaggctaacagtAGAATGCTATAAGAGCagtgctcatgatgcaatacaaggaacaatcatagtcagaattttgttaaaaaccgacaaaaggtcaaagtctggtaaattgtgatagaaatactGTAACTTTAAGGCCTAGGCctcctcattaaaatcaacagagccTAAATCAAAGCTTACATAAAGAAATTTCAAGATGGTGGCCTGCTGGCCATTTCGGTGCCCTAAGTGAGTGGctttgagtgagtgacatttaaatgataactcaaacacctaaagtcatagcctggctagcgccaccacttctcaatgagacgtggtctgggaaccaaacgttcattttctcgtatttgaaaaaaatgcccagatccgtttattgggtgccacggatgtctatcaaatgcgtctgtacatagctcatcatcgtcttgctttcccccctgttctgtgattggttccctatctgaggcaaaaattagggcggtagtttccaggctgccttagcagcgtgaatcaaatcgtgcgcaaggcagcatgggaacacccaggctattaAAGTCAAATAAAAAGGCTTATAATTTAAGAccattactgtgtgtttttaaacattaatttctgaagaaatgctgttttacttataaatggtgcactgtcgctttaagaacaTTGATCTTTAAGTTCTCATAATGCccttttgccagctcttgtttaTTTGAGTTCTTTGATTAtttgatagcacaatattaataataatatgcaCAATGTTCAGTTGTTATAAgcagccttcattgctttggaaatggaagtgtgcaatgacatgttgcttcacatttctttttgcagttaaaagtaaattatgagcctggtagccacctagctatctgaatggaatgcgtttcagtcgactcggcatatcatgtgcttcatgaaaTGCTTGGaaattattgaagacccacCAATTCCATTCTAGTACTACGTGTTGGAGATTGagagaaaaagtatcaaacttgcatgtaacatggtgttagtgcattttgacattgtaaacgttattgaGTGAAACgccgtttgcagtaaagctacttttCATTGGCTATATTTGGGTGACCCCTCTGTTCTTTGGTGCCTGATGTGCATGACGCGCGAAGATGCGCGTGGTGAGAGCGGTGGCACTGCCAGGCTACATACAacttttttctgcatttctatccctttattctctttaattcaagttcacagcacAAACCTGACATGCACTACTAAGAGCATAGTTTGTGTTTTAacaagaatcaaaaagattagcaTGGCTCCACTTTAGATGTTTCATTAAATTACTTGTGCTATTTCGCGAGGCATAGAGAGATCTTTCGGTTTcgcacacaaagtgcacttacttaactattatgttcttcatatcctTGTCTCTGACAAGCTGAAAATAATGAGCGTAGCATTATGTCTATCCAGCAAATAGAATCCGACTTCGAGtctgctgcagccacagtcatcttcaactAGGTCAGGAGATAACGTTCTACTATTATGCGCGATTTTTTCTTCTGTCGTTCTCGCGGTGGTGTTTGcgaatatgtatcaaaacaaaacaccacttaatttcgggttaaaatgcattgtaatgcgcgttactgaagtttgtaccgagtaaaatattacccatttttttttagtaatgccttacattaccgcgttactgcaaacagcaatatattacagtaattacatatagcctacttttgtaacgcattactcccaacactggcaAACAGTCACACATTTCATCTAACTCTcaccaaaatgcatcatatggtgttttgtgaatgtatcaaactttcatataaatgcataagtacgtccaaagcgccactttcaagcttgtatgcgttgtcgtttttgggtgaaattaccttttgaatgggaatccTATTGGGccactacttttttgatacagtcgcgtcaaaatcgctatttttcaaacactaaagCCTAAAGTATGGTCCCGCGTCTGCGTCCCGCAcacgcggcactggtgagcgtgtgacgagaattgcgtcatttttacagcatgcgtcgcgtctttgagtcgaccgaaatttaagaccgcgcgtcaaagtgacgcgtagactgcgcatgtgtgaaacggaactgctgtaaacactcccctccagtaggtggaccacatagaagaacaacacttaaatgtagaaacaaacctagacagaagaagacttgtttggttaccataacgacgatggaacagagcgcctgtcctcagcttgcctggctttgagttacgtgagacaccacgacatggagtcaacttcgaccgatgtaaagccacaatccacagatacattctttaacattatatttaacggtcactttaccatctatggtgtagaacccaaagtatttcaagacaccacattttagatgagttggggacgtaattatctgtctgctggccgttctgtgcgttacctttgattgtcgaaacagggtggctgcatgggctcattgtggctactggctattatattggcttgatttggtcatgagccctggatcatatagcactgaatgagatggtaaacaataaaataaaactaatcatagacagtgacagcctttactccatgcatggagagctgacatgacttcggattaaatgcatcttttaaaaatgagcgtatgctgaaatcaaatcgcaaaacccagagccaattaaaggtatctatctacaacgctcaggcgaaacccatgtaacagttgctgatcgagatgcattctcgcctgttccttatataatgcgttatcaatagtgattataataataaagggaatgtagcctacctctcccaggtgcaatcattatcacctagcctactcctgaacaatgctgaactcaaatctcgaaactcgcctgtcaacaccgggaaatgcgctacacagcactaaaaaccgaatagtttatttatagttcgactacggatatttcacgtcatgttcgaataaaagtgacagccctactccctgcatagagagctgacatgacttcggattaaatgcatcttttaaaaatgagcgtatgctgaaatcaaatcgcaaaacccagagccaattaaaggtatctatctacaacgctcaggcgaaacccatgtaacagttgctgatcgagatgcattctcgcctgttccttatataatgcgttatcaatagtgattataataataaagggaatgtagcctacctctcccaggtgcaatcattattacctagcctactcctgaacaatgctgaactcaatctcgaaactcgcctgtcaacattttattgaaggaataacctaggctaccgctcgctctaaatacacccattatcacagtgagacatacattatgaacacaaatagttacttcaaaacttttattgacacgtcatatttacaggtttttggttcatactttttggtatgaggcaggtgtgaagactcaatacaaatttaattgaggacatctgtacgcacaactctttcttaccatgacactgctgcatgtgttcagaaaaatgtctttactttgtatcgcaccaatattgctgccctcgcagcaccgagtcacttagctacatgagtagcctaataagcaagtaggctaagctagtctctcagctataccaacaggtgtgctgtgtgtgttctggtggatgataaatggagcgatgcgatgggccagcttatcaaacttcccagcagacaggcgaacgtactcgtggtgctttttccttcatcagctcTTCCTTCGTTTAGCGCTCGCACATCCcaagttcttcttttcttcaggcgtttcaggcttctttggtggttgtatcctactttcaggctcgacgtaccgcccccagttggtggggcagagtatcacagttaatccgtAGTGCGCAGGCGCTAACCTTAACAATTTAACGCACATTCAGGACAGCAGAAATTGGAGTATGCTTCACGTCCACGGcaaaaatgacgcacgtcttggacacgcgcaaatgtgacgcAGGAGCATGCCAGAGCCttaaggctcgacacaacatgaaacttttatcgaagtatcatcagtgtctctacaca
The nucleotide sequence above comes from Alosa sapidissima isolate fAloSap1 chromosome 6, fAloSap1.pri, whole genome shotgun sequence. Encoded proteins:
- the LOC121711822 gene encoding putative methyltransferase DDB_G0268948, producing MSVRLFEGKEHALSYWKYRISPSEEIINKILNFLEKHRSRPFELVVDVGCGSGQGTVLLGPHFSKAVGTDISPAQLEMAIQHSTAENITYRECPAEQLPFENAAVDLVTSMSAFHWFDHPRFLKEADRILKPQGCLALLNYTIVDMELSYGDCTDTLNQICKELSDALMPYRNPYLGTNSLDLYKKAYDMLEYPDKEWHEPLWVRKTVPLSNYIGLVESFSPYQAILREDPEKARRLSQDTTERLLKAMGVTSPDTEVVMSIRYYCLLARKP